The Helianthus annuus cultivar XRQ/B chromosome 16, HanXRQr2.0-SUNRISE, whole genome shotgun sequence genome includes a window with the following:
- the LOC110918577 gene encoding uncharacterized protein LOC110918577: MGTDKQPVGILDTINMETVRTMLTHTYPYPHEHSRHAIIAVVVGCLFFISSDNMHTLIQKLDKNIKWWSIYAGLLGFFYFFSSPFVGKTIKPSYSNFSRWYIAWILVAALYHLPSFQSMGVDMRMNLSLFLTIFISSIFVLLVFHLVFLGLWYIGLVSRVAGRRPEILTVLQNCTVLSVACCVFYSHCGNHALNETPFGRKDSGLFSLWKKSEGGELLAKFLKMYEFKDEVCKSWFAPVGSARDYPLLSKWVIYGEFSCSGPCESSDEISPIYSLWATFIGLYIANYVVERSTGWALTHPLSVKETERLKNKQMKPNFLDMVPWYSGTSADLFKTVFDLLVSVTVFVGRFDMRMMQAAMSGGHEGAKQEDFLYEHFSEKDNFWFDFMADTGDGGNSSYSVAKLLAQPSLHVWNNDSLNKLPRGDLLLIGGDLAYPNPSAFTYEKRLFRPFEYALQPPPWYKEEHIAVNKPELPRGVSELKLYDGPQCFIIPGNHDWFDGLQTFMRYICHKSWLGGWLMPQKKSYFALQLPKGWWVFGLDLALHSDIDSYQFKFFSELIQEKVKENDSVIVMTHEPSWLLDWYWDDVTGKNVTHLIRDYLKGRCKLRVAGDLHHYMRHSYVESDKPAIVQHLLVNGCGGAFLHPTHVFSNFNQAYGTSYETKAAYPSTQDSSRIALGNILKFRKKNWQFDFIGGFIYFILTFSLFPLCKLDHILQDDTFSGHIKSFFSTMWDSFTYMFGQSYVSSAGALLLLAAAISFVPSKVSKKKKVIIGVVHVSAHLASALVLILLMELGVETCIRHNLLATSGYHSLYEWYRSVESEHFPDPTGLRARIEKWTFGLYPACIKYLMSAFDVPEVMAVTRTNICKNGKVSLSRGTAIIYYASVFLYFWVFSTPVVSLVFGSYLYICINWLHLHFDEAFSSLRIANYKSFTRFHIMEDGNLEVFTLAVDKVPKKWKLDSDWDNELKQQHQLSQQRKYPSKWRADSSHQDPVNTVKVVDHFVIQTYKAESGVEDVSVSH, encoded by the exons ATGGGGACAGATAAGCAGCCTGTTGGTATACTAGATACCATCAACATGGAGACAGTAAGGACTATGTTAACCCATACATACCCATACCCACATGAGCATTCCCGGCACGCCATCATTGCAGTTGTTGTCGGTTGCCTATTCTTCATTTCATCAGACAACATGCATACACTCATCCAGAAGCTAGACAAGAACATTAAATGGTGGTCGATCTACGCGGGTTTACTTGGATTTTTCTATTTCTTTTCGTCCCCGTTTGTTGGGAAGACTATCAAACCGAGTTATTCAAATTTCAGTCGATG GTATATCGCATGGATATTAGTGGCGGCTTTATACCATCTTCCAAGCTTTCAGTCGATGGGCGTAGATATGAGGATGAATTTATCGCTATTTTTGACAATATTCATTTCTTCCATTTTTGTTCTCCTTGTTTTCCATTTAGTATTTCTCGGCCTTTGGTATATTGGTCTTGTTTCCCGTGTGGCTGGAAGGAGACCTGAGATCTTGACTGTTCTTCAAAACTGTACG GTATTAAGTGTGGCCTGTTGTGTATTTTATAGCCACTGTGGAAATCATGCTTTGAATGAAACGCCATTTGGACGGAAAGATTCGGGCCTGTTTTCACTTTGGAAAAAAAGTGAAGGGGGTGAATTGCTCGCTAAATTTCTCAAAATGTACGAATTTAAAGATGAAGTATGCAAATCTTGGTTTGCACCAGTTGGGTCAGCCCGTGATTATCCACTTCTTTCTAAATGGGTCATATATGGAGAG ttttctTGCAGTGGTCCATGTGAGTCATCAGATGAAATATCTCCAATATATTCGTTATGGGCGACGTTTATTGGTCTCTATATTGCTAATTATGTCGTGGAAAGATCAACAgg ATGGGCTCTTACTCACCCTCTATCTGTCAAAGAAACCGAGAGGTTGAAGAACAAGCAGATGAAGCCGAATTTCTTGGATATGGTTCCTTGGTACTCGGG AACGTCAGCTGATTTATTCAAGACTGTTTTTGACCTCCTTGTATCTGTAACTGTTTTCGTGGGACGATTTGATATGCGCATGATGCAG GCGGCAATGAGCGGTGGTCATGAAGGGGCTAAACAAGAAGATTTTTTATACGAACATTTTAGTGAAAAGGATAACTTTTGGTTCGACTTTATGGCTGATACCGGTGACGGTGGCAACTCTTCTTATTCTGTTGCTAAACTTCTTGCCCAACCATCGCTTCATGTTTGGAATAACGATTCGTTGAATAAATTGCCTCGTGGGGACCTTCTTCTTATCGGAGGTGATCTTGC GTACCCTAATCCGTCAGCATTCACTTATGAAAAACGTCTCTTTCGTCCTTTTGAGTATGCTCTCCAACCGCCACCATGGTATAAAGAAGAACATATAGCTGTAAACAAACCCGAATTACCTCGTGGTGTTTCGGAACTAAAACTATATGACGGGCCACAGTGTTTTATTATCCCTGGAAATCATG ATTGGTTTGACGGACTTCAAACGTTTATGAGGTACATTTGTCACAAGAGTTGGTTAGGTGGATGGTTAATGCCGCAAAAGAAAAGCTACTTTGCATTGCAGCTTCCGAAAGGATGGTGGGTGTTCGGTCTTGATTTAGCTCTTCACAGCGATATCGATAGTTATCAATTTAAGTTTTTCTCGGAGCTCATACAAGAAAAGGTTAAAGAAAATGATTCCGTGATAGTTATGACACACGAACCGAGCTGGCTTCTTGATTGGTACTGGGATGATGTCACCGGAAAGAACGTCACACATCTTATACGCGATTATTTAAAAGGGAGGTGTAAACTTAGAGTAGCTGGGGACTTGCATCATTATATGCGACATTCATATGTTGAGTCGGATAAACCGGCAATAGTGCAACATTTACTTGTTAACGGGTGTGGTGGGGCGTTTTTGCATCCCACACATGTGTTTAGTAATTTCAATCAAGCGTATGGAACGAGTTATGAGACCAAAGCCGCTTATCCATCCACTCAAGATTCAAGCAGG ATTGCTCTGGGTAACATATTGAAGTTCCGAAAGAAAAACTGGCAGTTTGATTTCATCGGCGGGTTCATATACTTCATCTTGACCTTTTCATTGTTTCCACTG TGCAAGCTAGATCATATCTTACAGGACGATACATTTTCTGGTCACATAAAAAGCTTCTTTAGCACAATGTGGGATTCTTTTACGTACATGTTTGGTCAGTCATATGTATCTTCTGCCGGTGCATTGTTACTGTTGGCTGCCGCAATCTCATTTGTCCCTTCGAAAGTTTCCAAGAAAAAGAAAGTAATAATCGGAGTCGTGCATGTTTCCGCTCACCTAGCTTCAGCGTTAGTTCTCATACTGTTAATGGAGCTCGGTGTTGAAACCTGCATCCGGCATAATCTTCTGGCAACATCAG GTTATCACTCGTTATATGAATGGTATAGATCAGTGGAAAGTGAACATTTCCCGGACCCCACGGGTCTCAGAGCGCGTATCGAGAAATGGACTTTCGGTCTTTATCCTGCATGCATTAAATATCTTATGTCAGCTTTTGATGTTCCCGAG GTAATGGCTGTGACGAGGACTAACATATGCAAAAACGGGAAGGTTTCACTCTCTCGAGGGACTGCGATTATATACTACGCCTCTGTTTTTCTTTACTTTTGGGTGTTCTCGACTCCTGTGGTGTCGCTCGTATTTGGAAGTTACTTGTATATCTGTATAAACTGGCTTCATTTGCATTTTGATGAAGCGTTTTCGTCTCTACGAATTGCTAATTACAAGTCGTTCACTCGGTTTCACATCATGGAGGATGGAAATCTTGAAGTTTTCACTCTTGCAGTTGATAAA